Proteins encoded within one genomic window of Halorussus salilacus:
- the rocF gene encoding arginase yields MNRQVRIIGAPMDLGANRRGVDMGPSAIRYAGLADELRAAGVDPTDAGDLLVPRAEERDPDAEQPSEGSAKFLRETADVCTRLADEVAGALDAEAFPLVLGGDHSIAIGTMRGAGRDADLGAIWFDAHGDFNTPATSPSGNVHGMPLAAALGVGDFADTEWANVPTLREENVAIVGLRSLDDTEREEVLDSDVTVYTMSDIDERGVVPVTEDALDVATDGVDGVHVSLDLDWLDPKEAPGVGTPVRGGVTYREAHSALETVAERDEAEGVLRSMEVVEVNPILDEHNETAELATELAASAVGKRIL; encoded by the coding sequence ATGAACCGACAGGTGCGGATAATCGGCGCGCCGATGGACCTGGGAGCGAACCGACGCGGCGTCGACATGGGACCCTCGGCCATCCGGTACGCGGGACTGGCCGACGAACTCCGGGCGGCGGGCGTCGACCCGACCGACGCGGGCGACCTGCTGGTGCCCCGCGCCGAGGAGCGCGACCCCGACGCAGAGCAACCCTCCGAGGGCTCGGCGAAGTTCCTGCGCGAGACCGCAGACGTGTGCACCCGTCTCGCCGACGAGGTCGCCGGAGCGCTCGACGCCGAGGCGTTCCCGCTGGTGCTGGGCGGCGACCACTCCATCGCCATCGGCACGATGCGCGGCGCGGGCCGGGACGCAGACCTCGGGGCGATCTGGTTCGACGCCCACGGCGACTTCAACACGCCCGCGACCTCGCCGAGCGGCAACGTCCACGGCATGCCGCTGGCGGCCGCGCTCGGCGTCGGCGACTTCGCCGACACCGAGTGGGCCAACGTCCCCACGCTCCGCGAGGAGAACGTCGCCATCGTGGGCCTCCGTAGCCTCGACGACACCGAGCGCGAGGAGGTCCTCGACAGCGACGTGACCGTCTACACCATGTCCGACATCGACGAGCGCGGGGTCGTCCCGGTCACCGAGGACGCCCTCGACGTTGCGACCGACGGCGTCGACGGCGTCCACGTCAGCCTCGACCTCGACTGGCTCGACCCCAAGGAAGCGCCCGGCGTCGGCACGCCCGTCCGGGGCGGGGTCACCTACCGGGAGGCCCACTCCGCGCTGGAGACGGTCGCCGAGCGCGACGAGGCCGAGGGCGTCCTCCGGTCGATGGAGGTCGTCGAGGTCAATCCGATTCTGGACGAACACAACGAGACCGCCGAGCTGGCGACTGAACTGGCCGCGAGCGCGGTCGGGAAAAGAATCCTCTGA
- the gyrA gene encoding DNA gyrase subunit A has product MSTDTPDVPDDVAERVRNVRVEDEMEQSYIDYAMSVIAGRALPDVRDGLKPVHRRILYAMHRSGITSGASHRKSSNIVGDTMGDFHPHGDQSIYDALARMAQDFSMRYPLIDGQGNFGSVDGDPPAAMRYTEARMDSIAEELLADIDMDTVDWQSNYDDRLQEPEVLPAAFPNLLVNGSSGIAVGMSTNIPPHNLGEVIDATVELIENPDATVEDLMDHVKGPDFPTGANIVGRNAVHAAYKTGRGRIRVRAEFEVEERENGSDRIVITELPFQTNKARMIEKIADAVNEGTIEGIRDLRDESDRDGIRIVVELKQNAMAEVVKNQLLESYLEKTFGVINLALVDGQPQVLTLKETLEHYLDHRKEVVRRRSQYELDEAEDRAHILEGRLTALENADDVVDIIQDAEDRDEAKAELREAYDFSEEQVDHIVRMQLGSLTSLEAAEIEDEYEEVNARIERLETILGDESELLSVVKEELLEIKEEYADERRTSFIEDTDEVTREDLIAEEDVVVVVTEQDYVKRMPVAQFDAQNRGGKGIIGGDIKEGDRVSKVFRANTHDYLLCFTNHGQVYRLKTYEIPEMSRTARGKSAINLLDLDDGEEITAVVNTDEFEDGECISMVTRDGYVKRTAATEFENILSTGIIAAKLEDGDELVDVRVTDGTKDLLLATCGGMAIRFDEAEAREMGRSARGVHGVELRGDDEVVGMVAAGDEEDRDLLTVTENGYGKRTPLEEYRRQSRNGYGLVDIKTDGRNGGVTSVKAVGPDDDLVIMSAAGQIMRIRAADISEVGRNTMGVTVMDLEGDDTVASVDVLPDSSGDDSEESAESEE; this is encoded by the coding sequence ATGAGCACGGACACACCAGACGTCCCGGACGACGTCGCCGAGCGAGTGCGCAACGTCCGGGTCGAAGACGAGATGGAGCAGAGCTACATCGACTACGCGATGAGCGTCATCGCGGGCCGCGCGCTCCCCGACGTGCGCGACGGGCTCAAGCCCGTCCACCGGCGCATCCTCTACGCGATGCACCGGTCTGGCATCACCAGCGGCGCGAGCCACCGCAAGTCCTCGAACATCGTGGGCGACACGATGGGCGACTTCCACCCCCACGGCGACCAGTCCATCTACGACGCGCTGGCCCGGATGGCCCAGGACTTCTCGATGCGCTATCCGCTCATCGACGGTCAGGGCAACTTCGGCTCGGTCGACGGCGACCCGCCCGCCGCCATGCGGTACACCGAGGCGCGGATGGACTCCATCGCCGAGGAGCTGCTGGCCGACATCGACATGGACACGGTCGACTGGCAGTCGAACTACGACGACCGCCTTCAGGAGCCCGAGGTCCTGCCCGCCGCGTTCCCGAACCTCCTCGTGAACGGCTCGTCGGGCATCGCGGTCGGCATGTCCACGAACATCCCGCCGCACAACCTCGGGGAGGTCATCGACGCGACGGTCGAACTCATCGAGAACCCCGACGCGACCGTCGAGGACCTGATGGACCACGTCAAGGGTCCGGACTTCCCGACCGGCGCGAACATCGTCGGCCGGAACGCGGTCCACGCCGCGTACAAGACGGGTCGGGGCCGCATCCGGGTGCGCGCGGAGTTCGAGGTCGAGGAGCGCGAGAACGGCAGCGACCGCATCGTCATCACCGAACTCCCGTTCCAGACCAACAAGGCCCGGATGATCGAGAAGATCGCCGACGCGGTCAACGAGGGCACCATCGAGGGCATCCGGGACCTGCGCGACGAGTCCGACCGCGACGGCATCCGCATCGTGGTCGAACTCAAGCAGAACGCGATGGCGGAGGTCGTCAAGAACCAGTTGCTGGAGAGCTATCTGGAGAAGACCTTCGGCGTCATCAACCTCGCGCTGGTCGACGGCCAGCCGCAGGTGCTCACGCTCAAGGAGACGCTGGAACACTACCTCGACCACCGCAAGGAGGTCGTCCGGCGGCGCAGCCAGTACGAACTCGACGAGGCCGAGGACCGCGCCCACATCCTCGAAGGGCGGCTCACGGCCTTAGAGAACGCCGACGACGTGGTCGACATCATCCAGGACGCCGAGGACCGCGACGAGGCGAAGGCCGAACTGCGGGAAGCGTACGACTTCTCCGAGGAGCAGGTCGACCACATCGTCCGGATGCAGCTCGGGAGCCTCACCTCGCTGGAGGCCGCCGAGATCGAAGACGAGTACGAGGAGGTCAACGCGCGCATCGAGCGCCTCGAAACCATCCTCGGAGACGAGTCCGAACTCCTCTCGGTCGTCAAGGAGGAACTCCTCGAAATCAAGGAGGAGTACGCCGACGAGCGCCGTACGTCGTTCATCGAGGACACCGACGAGGTGACCCGCGAGGACCTCATCGCCGAGGAGGACGTGGTCGTCGTCGTCACCGAGCAGGACTACGTCAAGCGCATGCCCGTCGCCCAGTTCGACGCCCAGAACCGCGGCGGCAAGGGCATCATCGGCGGTGACATCAAGGAGGGCGACCGGGTGTCGAAGGTGTTCCGCGCGAACACCCACGACTACCTGCTGTGTTTCACCAACCACGGGCAGGTCTATCGCCTGAAGACCTACGAGATTCCGGAGATGTCCCGGACCGCCCGCGGCAAGTCGGCCATCAACCTCCTCGACTTAGATGACGGCGAGGAGATAACCGCGGTCGTCAACACCGACGAGTTCGAGGACGGCGAGTGCATCAGCATGGTGACCCGCGACGGCTACGTCAAGCGGACCGCCGCCACGGAGTTCGAGAACATCCTCTCGACCGGCATCATCGCAGCCAAACTCGAAGACGGCGACGAACTCGTGGACGTGCGGGTGACCGACGGCACCAAGGACCTCCTGCTCGCGACCTGCGGGGGGATGGCCATCCGGTTCGACGAGGCCGAAGCCCGCGAGATGGGCCGGAGCGCTCGGGGCGTCCACGGCGTCGAACTCCGCGGCGACGACGAGGTGGTCGGCATGGTCGCCGCGGGCGACGAGGAGGACCGCGACCTGCTGACGGTCACCGAGAACGGCTACGGCAAGCGCACGCCCCTCGAAGAGTACCGCCGCCAGTCGCGCAACGGCTACGGACTGGTGGACATCAAGACCGACGGCCGGAACGGCGGGGTCACCTCGGTCAAGGCCGTGGGACCGGACGACGACCTCGTCATCATGAGCGCCGCGGGCCAGATCATGCGCATCCGCGCGGCCGACATCTCCGAGGTTGGCCGGAACACGATGGGCGTGACGGTGATGGACCTCGAAGGCGACGATACCGTCGCCAGCGTCGACGTGTTGCCGGACTCCAGCGGCGACGACTCCGAGGAGTCGGCCGAGAGCGAGGAGTGA
- the gyrB gene encoding DNA topoisomerase (ATP-hydrolyzing) subunit B produces MSQESEYGAGQIQVLEGLQAVRKRPAMYIGSTDARGLHHLVFEVVDNSIDEALAGYCDSIDVTIREDGSVSITDDGRGIPVDTHDEYDKPAVEVILTVLHAGGKFDNKSYQVSGGLHGVGVSVVNALASELEAEVKRDGALWRQSFERGEPASGLERVRDLDDEEATGTTIRFWPDGEIFETTEFTYSTLESRLRELAFLNSGVEITLDDERDGESDTFRYDGGIREFVEYLNETKSPLHREVIYFEDEAEGIQVEVAMQATDELQGSLHAFANNINTREGGTHLTGFKTALTRFVNDYADDNDLLGDLDENLKGEDVREGLTAVISVKHPDPQFEGQTKTKLGNSEVRGIVESAVHEGLATYFEENPGTAEAIVSKAVEAAKARKAAKKAEELTRRKSALESTALPGKLADCQTRDPTEAELFVVEGDSAGGSAKQARDREFQAILPLFGKVLNVEKHRLDRVLENDKIRHFITALGTGIGDEFDIEDARYHKIIIMTDADVDGAHIRTLYLTLLYRYMKPLLEAGYVYAAQPPLYRIRYRGETYDAMTEEERERIIEEKCDGNPSQVQRFKGLGEMNPEQLWETTMNPDNRILKQVTIEDAAAADKMFSVLMGDAVEPRKQFIKEHANEADWVDI; encoded by the coding sequence ATGAGTCAAGAAAGCGAATACGGGGCCGGGCAGATTCAGGTCCTGGAAGGTCTTCAGGCCGTCCGGAAACGCCCGGCGATGTATATCGGCTCTACCGACGCGAGAGGGTTACACCATCTCGTGTTCGAGGTCGTTGACAATTCTATCGACGAGGCACTCGCTGGCTACTGTGACTCGATTGACGTGACCATCCGCGAGGACGGGTCGGTCAGCATCACCGACGACGGGCGGGGCATCCCCGTGGACACCCACGACGAGTACGACAAGCCCGCGGTCGAGGTCATCCTCACCGTCCTCCACGCGGGCGGGAAGTTCGACAACAAGTCCTACCAGGTGTCGGGCGGCCTCCACGGCGTCGGCGTCAGCGTCGTCAACGCGCTCGCCTCGGAACTCGAAGCCGAGGTCAAGCGCGACGGCGCGCTCTGGCGTCAGTCGTTCGAGCGGGGCGAACCCGCCTCCGGTCTGGAGCGGGTCCGGGACCTCGACGACGAGGAGGCGACCGGCACCACCATCCGGTTCTGGCCCGACGGCGAGATATTCGAGACCACCGAGTTCACCTACTCGACGCTCGAAAGCCGCCTGCGCGAACTCGCCTTCCTCAACTCGGGGGTCGAGATAACGCTCGACGACGAGCGCGACGGCGAGTCCGACACCTTCAGGTACGACGGCGGCATCCGGGAGTTCGTCGAGTACCTCAACGAGACGAAGTCGCCGCTCCACCGGGAGGTCATCTACTTCGAGGACGAGGCCGAGGGCATTCAGGTCGAGGTGGCGATGCAGGCGACCGACGAACTCCAGGGGTCGCTACACGCGTTCGCCAACAACATCAACACCCGCGAGGGCGGGACCCACCTCACGGGGTTCAAGACCGCCCTCACGCGGTTCGTGAACGACTACGCCGACGACAACGACCTCCTCGGTGACCTCGACGAGAACCTCAAGGGCGAGGATGTCCGCGAGGGACTCACCGCGGTCATCTCGGTCAAGCACCCCGACCCGCAGTTCGAGGGCCAGACCAAGACCAAGCTCGGCAACAGCGAGGTCCGTGGCATCGTCGAGTCGGCGGTCCACGAGGGGCTGGCGACCTACTTCGAGGAGAACCCCGGCACCGCCGAGGCCATCGTCTCGAAGGCCGTCGAGGCCGCGAAGGCCCGCAAGGCCGCCAAGAAGGCCGAGGAGCTGACCCGCCGCAAGAGCGCGCTCGAATCGACCGCGCTCCCCGGCAAACTGGCCGACTGCCAGACCCGCGACCCGACCGAGGCCGAACTGTTCGTCGTGGAGGGCGACTCCGCGGGCGGGTCGGCCAAGCAGGCCCGCGACCGGGAGTTCCAGGCCATCCTGCCGCTGTTCGGCAAGGTGCTCAACGTCGAGAAACACCGCCTCGACCGGGTGCTGGAGAACGACAAGATCCGCCACTTCATCACCGCGCTGGGCACCGGCATCGGCGACGAGTTCGACATCGAGGACGCGCGCTACCACAAGATCATCATCATGACCGACGCCGACGTGGACGGCGCGCACATCCGGACGCTGTACCTCACGCTCCTCTACCGGTACATGAAGCCCCTGCTGGAGGCCGGGTACGTCTACGCGGCCCAGCCGCCGCTGTACCGCATCCGCTACCGCGGCGAGACCTACGACGCCATGACCGAGGAGGAGCGAGAACGCATCATCGAGGAGAAGTGCGACGGCAACCCCTCGCAGGTCCAGCGGTTCAAGGGACTCGGGGAGATGAACCCCGAACAGCTGTGGGAGACCACGATGAACCCCGACAACCGCATCCTGAAGCAGGTCACCATCGAGGACGCCGCGGCGGCCGACAAGATGTTCTCGGTGCTGATGGGCGACGCCGTCGAACCGCGAAAGCAGTTCATCAAGGAACACGCCAACGAGGCAGACTGGGTCGACATCTGA
- a CDS encoding mechanosensitive ion channel family protein produces the protein MLPLQTDWSAMTTAELIDQFGGLIADVVAFVLAFVVVYVLGRYVLVGLVRRSMDARGFDETVAQLATKTVQALSFFVAVAVAFTVAGFGSFLAAFATLGGALALALGFAAQDIVANFVAGVFILKDKPFEIGDWIEWEDKSGVVRDIDLRVTKVETFNNELITVPNSDLANNPVTNPMANDRLRLQFTFGIGYDDDIDEAADIILDDARSNPAILDDPEPSVRTTELGDSYVGLESRIWIDDPGRGKFKSALSEHVKGVKQRFDEAGIDIPYPHRELTGDIDIQEVGNLDQLQATGD, from the coding sequence ATGTTGCCGTTACAGACCGACTGGTCGGCGATGACGACCGCCGAACTGATAGACCAGTTCGGCGGTCTCATCGCCGACGTCGTCGCGTTCGTCCTCGCGTTCGTCGTGGTGTACGTCCTCGGGCGGTACGTGCTGGTGGGTCTCGTCCGGCGGTCGATGGACGCCCGCGGATTCGACGAGACGGTGGCACAGTTGGCGACCAAGACGGTGCAGGCGCTCTCGTTCTTCGTCGCGGTCGCGGTCGCGTTCACGGTGGCCGGGTTCGGGAGCTTCCTCGCGGCGTTCGCCACGTTGGGGGGCGCGCTCGCGCTGGCGCTGGGGTTCGCCGCGCAGGACATCGTCGCCAACTTCGTCGCGGGCGTGTTCATCCTCAAGGACAAGCCGTTCGAGATCGGCGACTGGATAGAGTGGGAGGACAAAAGCGGCGTCGTCCGGGACATCGACCTCCGGGTCACGAAGGTCGAGACGTTCAACAACGAGCTCATCACGGTCCCCAACTCCGACCTCGCGAACAACCCCGTCACGAACCCGATGGCGAACGACCGGCTCCGACTCCAGTTCACCTTCGGTATCGGCTACGACGACGACATCGACGAGGCGGCCGACATCATCCTCGACGACGCGCGGAGCAACCCCGCGATTCTGGACGACCCCGAACCCTCGGTCCGGACCACGGAACTCGGCGACTCGTACGTGGGACTCGAATCGCGCATCTGGATAGACGACCCCGGACGCGGGAAGTTCAAGTCGGCGCTCTCCGAGCACGTCAAGGGCGTCAAGCAGCGGTTCGACGAGGCGGGAATCGACATCCCCTACCCCCACCGCGAGCTCACGGGTGACATCGACATTCAGGAGGTCGGCAACCTCGACCAGCTTCAAGCGACAGGCGACTGA
- a CDS encoding DNA topoisomerase VI subunit B: MPSIQSTLGEEEGIAEELAESQRQISIAEFFEKNKHMLGFDSGARALVTAVKEAVDNALDATEEAGIKPDIYVEIDDVGDYYTLVVEDNGPGITKEQVPKVFGKLLYGSRFHAREQSRGQQGIGISAAVLYSQLTSGKPAKITSRTKGSAEAQYFELVIDTDENEPEIRTEETTSWDRTHGTRIELEMEANMRARSQLVEYVKRTAVVNPHARLTFKEPSMDEPEQFERAEGADLPAETEEIRPHPHGVELGTVLKMLADTDSHSVSGFVQSEFTRVGKKTADSIIDNFRDRHFGREMAWRPPQAHDEADVARAVQQAVANKGADATDAFADEVSRNVDARDRVAHHELAEIVDEVADEIGDEYGVTFGDTVQENAVEAAWDELTADRTSDLYRLVDKATSTRKDDEAINGLAERLEKRFEKGRERDRATRAQLREYVDRAADQTEEYDDATFGDTARENVVTELWSVMVTVPDEVPKVRDLADDRDATSELTEAMRETDIISPPTNCLSPITADLLEAGLRKEYDADFYAASTRDADVHGGDPFIVEAGIAYGGDLPAEGSADVLRFANRVPLVYQRGACATTDVVKSIGWRNYNLDQPGGSGIPNGPAVIMVHVASTNVPFTSESKDAVANVPAIEDEIELAIREAARELKSYLNKRKSLEKRKKKQNVIASILPKMAEKLADVTEAEEPEYDDALARIMNNVLVEREREDGRVRLVVENHTSSNESPEVTEIVTAEPSNLSDGATAVDMDGEWFIKWSPTVASGEEAVLEYDIDGDASFDVSVEGIEDAKLTNNA, from the coding sequence ATGCCATCCATCCAGTCGACGCTCGGCGAGGAGGAGGGGATCGCCGAGGAGCTGGCCGAGAGCCAGCGTCAGATCTCCATCGCCGAGTTCTTCGAGAAGAACAAGCACATGCTCGGGTTCGACAGCGGTGCCCGGGCGCTGGTGACGGCGGTCAAGGAGGCGGTCGACAACGCCCTGGACGCGACCGAGGAGGCTGGCATCAAGCCCGACATCTACGTCGAGATCGACGACGTGGGCGACTACTACACCCTCGTCGTCGAGGACAACGGGCCCGGCATCACCAAGGAACAGGTCCCCAAGGTGTTCGGCAAGCTCCTCTACGGCTCGCGGTTCCACGCCCGCGAGCAGTCCCGCGGCCAGCAGGGTATCGGTATCTCTGCCGCGGTGCTGTACTCTCAACTGACCTCCGGCAAGCCAGCGAAAATCACGAGTCGGACGAAGGGAAGCGCCGAGGCCCAGTACTTCGAACTCGTCATCGACACCGACGAGAACGAACCCGAGATACGCACCGAGGAGACTACCTCGTGGGACCGGACCCACGGCACGCGCATCGAGCTGGAGATGGAGGCCAACATGCGCGCCCGGTCCCAGCTGGTCGAGTACGTAAAGCGCACCGCGGTCGTCAACCCCCACGCCCGGCTCACCTTCAAGGAGCCGAGCATGGACGAACCCGAGCAGTTCGAGCGCGCGGAGGGCGCAGACCTCCCCGCGGAGACCGAGGAGATTCGGCCCCACCCCCACGGCGTCGAACTCGGGACGGTGCTCAAGATGCTCGCCGACACCGATTCCCACAGCGTCTCGGGGTTCGTCCAGTCGGAGTTCACCCGAGTGGGCAAGAAGACCGCCGACTCCATCATCGACAACTTCCGCGACCGCCACTTCGGGCGCGAGATGGCGTGGCGGCCACCGCAGGCCCACGACGAGGCCGACGTGGCCCGCGCGGTCCAGCAGGCCGTCGCCAACAAGGGTGCCGACGCGACCGACGCCTTCGCCGACGAAGTCTCCCGGAACGTCGACGCCCGCGACCGAGTCGCCCATCACGAACTGGCCGAAATCGTCGACGAGGTCGCCGACGAAATCGGCGACGAGTACGGCGTCACCTTCGGCGACACGGTCCAAGAGAACGCGGTCGAAGCGGCGTGGGACGAACTCACCGCCGACCGGACCAGCGACCTCTACCGACTGGTGGACAAGGCGACAAGCACCCGGAAGGACGACGAGGCAATCAACGGCCTCGCCGAGCGCCTCGAAAAGCGATTCGAGAAGGGACGCGAGCGCGACCGCGCCACCCGCGCGCAACTCCGGGAGTACGTCGACCGCGCCGCCGACCAGACGGAGGAGTACGACGACGCCACCTTCGGCGACACCGCCCGCGAGAACGTCGTGACCGAACTCTGGTCGGTGATGGTCACGGTTCCCGACGAGGTGCCGAAGGTCCGGGACCTCGCCGACGACCGCGACGCGACAAGCGAACTCACGGAGGCGATGCGCGAGACCGACATCATCTCGCCCCCGACCAACTGCCTGTCGCCCATCACCGCCGACCTCTTGGAGGCCGGACTCCGCAAGGAGTACGACGCCGACTTCTACGCCGCTTCGACCCGCGACGCCGACGTTCACGGCGGCGACCCGTTCATCGTCGAGGCTGGCATCGCGTACGGCGGTGACCTCCCCGCGGAGGGAAGCGCCGACGTGTTACGGTTCGCCAACCGCGTCCCCCTCGTGTACCAGCGGGGGGCCTGCGCGACCACCGACGTGGTCAAGTCCATCGGCTGGCGCAACTACAACCTCGACCAGCCCGGGGGCTCGGGCATCCCGAACGGTCCCGCGGTCATCATGGTCCACGTCGCCTCCACCAACGTCCCGTTCACGAGCGAGAGCAAGGACGCCGTCGCCAACGTCCCCGCAATCGAGGACGAAATCGAGCTGGCGATTCGGGAGGCCGCGAGGGAGCTCAAGTCGTACCTCAACAAGCGCAAGTCGCTGGAGAAGCGCAAGAAAAAGCAGAACGTCATCGCCTCGATTCTGCCGAAGATGGCCGAGAAACTGGCCGACGTGACCGAGGCCGAGGAACCCGAGTACGACGACGCGCTTGCCCGCATTATGAACAACGTCCTCGTCGAACGGGAGCGAGAGGACGGACGGGTCCGACTCGTCGTCGAGAACCACACTAGCTCCAACGAGTCGCCCGAAGTCACCGAGATCGTGACCGCAGAGCCGTCGAACCTCTCGGATGGGGCGACCGCGGTCGACATGGACGGCGAGTGGTTCATCAAGTGGTCGCCGACGGTCGCGAGCGGCGAGGAGGCCGTGCTGGAGTACGACATCGACGGCGACGCATCGTTCGACGTCAGCGTCGAAGGAATCGAGGACGCCAAACTCACCAACAACGCATGA
- a CDS encoding DNA topoisomerase IV subunit A, whose amino-acid sequence MSADNEAKAQEKLIDLAAEFYDQLERGDIPEMSVPTRTKSNIVFDEDEDVWVYGDRESTRSANSVRGARKLLKAIYTIDFLADQLDADRSSTLRELYYLSESWDVEEAQFSSQDESNQLVEDLEIVSEVTREDFHMRPEESGATIMGPLYLREQTRRGERDIHCQEDVGEGGYQIPNNPDTIEFLDNDADFILAVETGGMRDRLVENGFDDEYNALVVHLKGQPARATRRITKRLHDELGLPVTVFTDGDPWSYRIFGSVAYGSIKSAHLSEHLATPEAEFIGIQPEDIVEYDLPTDPLSDSDVNALESELEDPRFQTDYWEEQIEIQLDIEKKSEQQSLASHGLDFVTETYLPERLDAMGVL is encoded by the coding sequence ATGAGCGCAGACAACGAAGCCAAGGCCCAGGAGAAACTCATCGACCTCGCCGCGGAGTTCTACGACCAGCTCGAACGGGGCGACATCCCCGAGATGTCGGTCCCGACGCGGACCAAGAGCAACATCGTCTTCGACGAGGACGAGGACGTGTGGGTGTACGGCGACCGCGAGAGCACCCGGAGCGCCAACAGCGTCCGGGGCGCTCGTAAACTGCTGAAGGCGATATACACCATCGACTTCCTCGCCGACCAGCTCGACGCCGACCGGTCGTCGACCCTGCGTGAGCTCTACTACCTCAGCGAGAGCTGGGACGTCGAGGAGGCGCAGTTCTCCTCGCAGGACGAGTCGAACCAGCTCGTCGAGGACTTAGAAATCGTCTCGGAGGTCACCCGCGAGGACTTCCACATGCGCCCGGAGGAGTCGGGCGCGACCATCATGGGGCCACTGTACCTCCGCGAGCAGACGCGCAGAGGCGAGCGGGACATCCACTGTCAGGAGGACGTGGGGGAAGGAGGGTATCAGATTCCGAACAACCCCGACACAATCGAGTTCCTCGACAACGACGCCGACTTCATCCTCGCGGTCGAGACCGGCGGCATGCGCGACCGGCTCGTCGAGAACGGGTTCGACGACGAGTACAACGCGCTCGTCGTCCACCTCAAGGGCCAGCCCGCGCGTGCGACCCGCCGCATCACCAAGCGCCTCCACGACGAACTCGGCCTGCCGGTCACGGTCTTCACCGACGGCGACCCGTGGTCGTACCGCATCTTCGGGTCGGTCGCCTACGGCTCCATCAAGTCTGCCCACCTCAGCGAGCACCTCGCGACGCCGGAGGCGGAGTTCATCGGCATCCAGCCCGAGGACATCGTGGAGTACGACCTGCCGACAGACCCCCTCAGCGACTCGGACGTGAACGCGCTCGAAAGCGAGTTGGAGGACCCGCGCTTCCAGACCGACTACTGGGAAGAGCAGATCGAGATACAGCTCGACATCGAGAAGAAGTCCGAACAGCAGTCGCTTGCGTCTCACGGGCTCGACTTCGTCACCGAAACCTATCTTCCCGAGCGATTGGACGCGATGGGCGTGCTGTAA
- a CDS encoding TOBE domain-containing protein, whose amino-acid sequence MPLSARNRLAGTVQSVETEGLMAEVEIETDGGQTVTAVITANSAERLGLAEGEAVNAVVKATEVLVESRE is encoded by the coding sequence ATGCCGCTTAGCGCACGCAACCGACTCGCGGGGACAGTGCAATCGGTCGAGACCGAGGGACTGATGGCGGAGGTCGAAATCGAGACCGACGGCGGGCAGACGGTGACGGCGGTCATCACTGCGAACTCCGCGGAACGCCTCGGCCTCGCCGAGGGCGAGGCGGTGAACGCGGTCGTGAAGGCGACCGAGGTGCTGGTCGAGAGCCGCGAGTAG
- a CDS encoding MBL fold metallo-hydrolase, whose translation MTIRHDGITAEWLGYAGLRLEVPDGPVVYLDPGRYGTLTGEWTPDSAGAGHPPARDYRPEDGDLVLVTHDHHYDSDGIERVAGEDATVAVYDAVYPPGIDRDVADLRDLPYETVRVGDEEDRMFGDVIVRTVAAYNEPDGPHTDSTGEPFHPEGFGVGYHVTLADTTVFWPGDTDALDGHAELDVSLFCPPIGGSFTMDRREAADLAEAMDPDLVLPIHYNTFDALETDSGAFAADVASRGVPVVLDER comes from the coding sequence ATGACCATCCGACACGACGGCATCACCGCGGAGTGGCTCGGCTACGCGGGCCTTCGACTCGAAGTGCCAGACGGCCCCGTGGTCTACCTCGACCCCGGCCGGTACGGCACCCTCACTGGCGAGTGGACACCCGACTCGGCGGGCGCGGGCCACCCGCCAGCGCGCGACTACCGGCCCGAGGACGGTGACCTCGTTCTCGTCACTCACGACCACCACTACGACTCGGACGGCATCGAGCGCGTGGCGGGCGAGGACGCCACCGTGGCGGTCTACGACGCGGTCTACCCGCCGGGAATCGACCGCGACGTGGCCGACCTCCGGGACCTCCCCTACGAGACAGTTCGGGTCGGCGACGAGGAAGACCGCATGTTCGGCGACGTTATCGTGCGCACCGTGGCGGCGTACAACGAACCCGACGGCCCCCACACCGATTCGACCGGCGAACCCTTCCACCCCGAGGGGTTCGGCGTCGGCTACCACGTCACGCTCGCCGACACCACCGTCTTCTGGCCCGGTGACACCGACGCGCTGGACGGCCACGCCGAACTCGACGTGTCGCTGTTCTGCCCGCCCATCGGCGGGTCGTTCACGATGGACCGCCGGGAGGCCGCCGACCTCGCCGAGGCGATGGACCCCGACCTCGTGCTTCCGATTCACTACAACACCTTCGACGCGCTAGAGACCGATTCGGGGGCGTTCGCCGCCGACGTGGCGAGTCGCGGAGTTCCCGTGGTGCTGGACGAGCGGTGA